A stretch of DNA from uncultured Methanobrevibacter sp.:
TGTCTAATGTCTAAATACATTTCCTTTCTTTCATCTTGACCTTTGGGAATATACTCTTCAGAAAGAATTTTAAGCTCTTCAATTAATTCATTAGGATTATTTTTAATAGCTTCATAAGTTAAAATGAGTTCCCTATTGATATCATAAATATAGGCTTCACTAATTGTATAATTAGACATTAAATAGAAAAATAAAGCACCTCCACCTACAAAAGGTTCAAAATATTTCTCTATTTTCCTTGATGATCTTATTTCATCAGGAAATTTAGATTCAATAGTTTCTATTAATTGTTTTTTTCCTCCAGCCCATTTCAAAAAAGGTTTGGCTTCAAAGACTGGATTATTAGAAAGGTCATACTGCATAATAAAAATTCCTAAATATATCTAAATATAATTTATTCAAAATACTTTATAAATATTTAGAGAGCAAATGAAAAATAAGTTTAAATATGTTTTAATATATAAAATATTAGAAAATTTCCTTATAAGAAAAAGAAAAAATAGAATTTTGAAAAAAGTATTTAGAACTACTTTTTATAAAAATCATTAAAAGAATCTATATAAAATTTTCCTATAATAGCTTCACGTGGAGATAAATCTTTGGTTAAACTATCTTCAACAACAATTTTTAAATTGTTTAAGTCTATAAACTCCTCTAAAAATTCATATTTAATATCAATAGATTTTATTTGATTTTTATTAATAGAAGTTACTATATCTGAAAAAAATTCTATGAAAATAAAAATATTTTCCTTTGAAATATTAATAAATTTTTCTTTATTTCCTTCATCAAAACAATTAAAAAGATGAGGTAGAATATTCTCTTTATTATAATTACTAATATCTAATAAAAAATAATTATCTTTTTCAAAAATCTTATTAATATTATGACATCGAGACTTTTTAATAGAATTTATCAAATCATCTAGACGATTAATTTCACTTTCTTTCATGAATGAAACTAATTTATTTAATGCAAATTCATAATCATCAAAATTATTTGTTTTAACATTAGAATTTTCAATTAAATTCAATAAATCATCGACTAAAGAACGATAATTATCATTATTTAATACCTTTTTTAAAACTAATTTGGAATATCTTTCCTTAAACATAAATTCATCATCATTGTTTACAAAAATCTCAAAAAGAATACCTCGAATAAATGAATAAGGAATGTTTAAATCAGTTTCTTTATATAAATAATAGTTTAAAAGATGTCGAGACTCAAATGCACCCTTATTAACCGAATTAAACAAAGCTCTGCCTAAGATTTCAAGTTCATCCTCTTCAAACATTTTTAAGTCTAGTATTTTCATATATTTTGCAATAGAATTTTGAATACCATAATCAAAATCATTTAAATCATTAATAATCTTATTAAATAATAAATTTTTTGGAATGGAACAATTAAAAATTAAATCAGCAGGACTTTGATAAATAAAACCTTCTATTTTTTCTTTAAACTCCTCATTTAGTAAACCTTTAACATATAATACTGAAAACTTATTTAAAAATTCAAT
This window harbors:
- a CDS encoding DNA adenine methylase; this encodes MQYDLSNNPVFEAKPFLKWAGGKKQLIETIESKFPDEIRSSRKIEKYFEPFVGGGALFFYLMSNYTISEAYIYDINRELILTYEAIKNNPNELIEELKILSEEYIPKGQDERKEMYLDIRQKFNEAIPCFDFENYNEEYIQRGRLYHFYE